In the genome of Candidatus Deferrimicrobiaceae bacterium, the window CTTGGCGGAGTCTCTCGTCCAGAAGAACGCCCTCTACGGGAAGAAGATTCTCCTCCGGGAACTCACCAAGGGGTAACCCCCCGGCATGCCCGCACCGGACAGACTTCGCCAGATTCCTTCCGTCGCCTCCCTCCTGGCACTCGACGAGATCCGCTTCCTTCTTGCGCGTCACCCCCGGGGCGTGGTCGTGGAGTCCATCCGCAGGCTTCTCGACCGTTACCGGAGCGAAGCGCTGGGGGAAAAGGGAAGGGAGCGAACGCGCGAGGAATGGACCTCTCTCCTGGTTGCCGCCCTCCCCGCCGAGGTGTCCGCAGGCGAGGAGAGCCCCCTCAGGCGGGTGATCAACGCGACGGGGGTCGTGGTGCACACCAACCTCGGCAGGGCCCCGCTTCCGGAGGAGGCGATCCGGGCCATCTCGGACACGGCATCGGGGTATTCCAACCTGGAGTTCGATCTGGCCGGGGGAACCCGCTCGCGGCGGCTCGTGCACGTGGAGCGGATGCTCCTGGCGCTGACGGGGGCTCAGTCCGTCCACGTCGTGAACAACAACGCGGCGGCGGTGTTCCTGTGCCTCACGGGACTGGCGCGGGGCCGGGAAGTGATCGTGAGCCGGGGAGAACTTGTCGAGATCGGCGGCTCCTTCCGCATCCCGGATATCATGGCAGCCAGCGGTGCGAACCTCGTCGAGGTGGGGACCACGAACCGGACCCGGCTCGCCGACTACGAGAGGGCGACCGGACCCGCGACGGCGCTGCTCCTGAAGGTGCACCGGTCCAACTTCCGCATCACGGGGTTCACGGAGGAGGTCACGGCCGCCGACCTTGCCGCTCTCGGGGAGAGGCTCAAAATCCCCGTGATGGAGGATCTGGGCTCCGGGGCCGTCTTCGATTTCGCGCAGGCCGGCATCCCCGGGACACCGACCATCCGGCAGGCGTTGGCCCAGGGGCCGGGAATCGTCACCGTCAGCGGCGACAAGCTCCTCGGCGGGCCGCAGGCCGGAATCATCGCCGGCCGGAAAGACCTTGTGGATCCGTTGAAACAGCACCCTCTTTCCCGGGCGCTCCGGATCGACAAGCTCTGCCTCGCCGCCCTTTCCGCCACGCTCCGGTTGTACGCGGACGAGAGGTGGGCGTCCGCGCGGGTTCCGGTCCTGAGAATGATTCTCGAGGAGGAAAAGACCGTTCGTGCGAGGGCGCGGAGGCTGGTCGCGAGGGTGAGACGGGAGCAGTCTCGCGCCTTGCGCCGGGATGCTTCCTCCGTGGAGGGACCGGCGGACGTTCGGGGAGACGCACGAGAAGGAGGCGGAGTCCTGACGATGCTCGTGGAGCGTTCCTTTTCCTCTCCCGGGGGCGGAGCGATGCCGGAGGTCGAAATCCCCACCGCCTGCGTTGCCGTGTCCCACGAGCGGGTTCCCGTACAGGAGCTGGAAGCGAGGCTCAGGCTGGGGAATCCCCCCGTGGTGGGCCGGGTCGCGAAAGGCCGGATCCTTCTCGACATGCGCTCGGTCCGGGACGGGGAACTCGCCGAACTTGCCGGCGCCCTCGTGGACGCGGCGCTTGCCCCGGTCCCGTCGGAAATGATTGACCCGGGGCGAAGGGGTGGATAGAGTGATTCTGGAAAACGCAAGCCGAGGGGCAGATGCTTAACACTGGGGTGCTCGTTCTCAACCGGGCCTTTTTCCCCGTACATATCACCAGCGTCCGGCGCGCTTTCTGCCTTCTCTACGCCGGCCTCGCGCGGGCGATCAATTCCCAGTACGAGATGTACGATTTCCATTCGTGGAGCGAACTCTCCGTCCACATCAACGAGGAGGCCATCGGCCTGGTGGGCAGGATGATCCGGGTGCCCCGGGTGGTGGTCCTCACCGCCTACGACCGGGTCCCCCGGCGAAACGTTCGGTTCTGCCGCCGCAATATCTTCCTGCGGGACCGGAACACATGCCAGTATTGCGGCAGGGTCTTCCCGACGAGCGAGTTGAACCTCGACCACGTGACCCCCCGGTCCCGGGGCGGCATGACGACGTGGGAGAACATCGTCTGCAGCTGCTTCGTATGCAACAAGCGAAAGGGAGGGGAACTCCCGGAGCAGACGGGGATGCGTCTGATCCGTCGCCCGGCGCGGCCCCAGTGGGCCCCCCAGTTCGCGTTCTCCCCCCGCGCGTCGATCCATCGGGAATGGCTCCCCTTCCTGTCTCTGGTCGACTTCACCTACTGGAACCTCGAACTCGAACATTGAGAGGGCCTTCCGGGGACAAGGGCCGCGGATTTACGGAATCGCTGATCTTCCTCGTCGGCCATCCCCTCTCCCATTCGTTGAGCCCCCCGATGCACAACGGCGTGATCGCGCGCCGAAAACTTCCTTTCCGCTACGTGGCGTTCGACCTCTCCCCGGGGGCGTTGCCCGATTTCTTTCGGGTCGTCCGGGCGGGGAGCTTTCTCGGGGGGAACGTCACGATCCCTTACAAGGAAGAGGCGGCCGTCCTTGCGGACGGCGTTTCGAAGGCGGTCGGAGTGTGCGGGGCGGCGAACCTCCTCTGCGTCAGGGGGCGGCGGCTTCATGCCGACAACACGGACGGGCGCGGTCTTCTCGCGGCGCTCGCGGGGGCGGGGTGGGGGAGGCGGTTTCCCCGGGTCGTCCTGCTGGGCGCGGGAGGGGCGGCTCGCGGGATCGGCTATGAACTGACGCGCGGGGGAACGCGCGAACTGGTGATATTGAACCGGACAACGGCGCGCGCGCACGCCCTGGCGGAACTTCTCTCCCGGAGGTTCCCGCGGGTCACGATCACCGCCGGGGACCTTACGCCCCGAAGGATGGTCCGCGAATTTTCCGGAGCCGACCTGATCGTCCAGTGCACCTCGCTGGGCCTGACGTCGAAATGGATGTCTTTTCCCGGGGATGCGCTAAAGAAAGCGACCCGGTTTGTCGATATAGTGTATCAAAAGGGGGGGACTGCCCTCGTGAGAGATCTCCGCAGAAGGGGAATTCCCGCCATGGACGGCTTGCCGATGCTCGCCTTCCAGGCCGCATTGAGCTTCGCTGCCTGGACGGGGATCGAGGTCCCGGGGGAGGAATTCCTGGCTACCGCACGGCAGGTGCTGGCCGGCAGAGGACCCGGAAGGGGGATTCGCGCTTGACAGGGGATTATCAAATTTATAAATTATGCGTAAATTAGATATAATTAGGTGAATTTGAATTGTCCGTAATGGCAACCAAAATCGGGGAAATGCTCCTGAAGGGGAATCTCATCACCCAGGAGCAGCTCCTGACCGCGCTCGATACCCAGAAAAGGACGAGGGAGCGGATCGGCTCGCTTCTCGTGAAAGCGGGGGCCATCAAGGAGCCCGAACTGCTGTCTTTCCTCGGCAGGCAGTTCAACATCCCCGTGGTCGAACTGTCCAAGTACGAGATCAACCCGGAAGTGGTCCGCCTCCTGCCCGAGGACATGGTCCAGAAAAACCTGGCGCTTCCGATCAACCGGGTGGGGGCGAAGCTGATCGTCGCGGTAGCGGACCCCTCCAACATGGCGATCCTGGATGCCATCGGGTTCAAGACCGGATACTCCGTGGAACTCGTGCTCGCCTCCGAGAGGGAGATCACGGCCGCCATCAACAAGTTCTTCGACCAGTCCCTCGAGTTCAAGGACATCATCTCGGAGCTGGACGACGAACTGGAGGTCGTCCGGGAGGAAGAAGTCGACGTCTCCGAGATCGAGCGCGGGGTGGACGACGCCCCCGTCGTCAAACTCGTCAACTTCGTCCTGACGGACGCGATCAAGAGGAGAGCCTCGGATATCCACATCGAGCCGTACGAGAAGGAGTTCCGCGTCCGGTACAGGATCGACGGCGTGCTGTACGAGGTGATGCGCCCCCCGCTGAAGATGCGCAACGCCATTTGCTCGCGGCTCAAGATCCTGGCCTCCCTCGACATCGCGGAGCGGCGGCTGCCGCAGGACGGCAGGATCAAGCTGAAAGTCGGGAAGGGGAAGGAGATGGATTTCCGCGTCTCCGTCCTGCCCACGATCTTCGGGGAAAAGACCGTCCTGCGCCTCTTGGACAAATCCTCCCTGCAGCTCGACATGAGCAAGCTCGGGTTCGAGCCGGACCAGTTGAGGGATTTCATGGAGGCGATCCACCGGCCCTACGGGATGGTCCTGGTCACCGGCCCCACCGGCTCGGGGAAGACGACGACGCTGTACTCCGCCCTCACGGACCTGAACAAGACGACCGACAATATCTCCACGTGCGAGGATCCGGTGGAGTACAACTTCGCCGGGATCAACCAGGTGCAGGTCAAGGAGGAGATCGGACTCACCTTCGCGGGCTCCCTCCGGTCCTTCCTTCGGCAGGACCCCGACATCATCATGGTGGGGGAGATCCGCGACTACGAGACGGCCGAGATCGCCGTGAAGGCGGCCCTCACCGGCCACCTCGTTCTCTCCACCCTCCACACGAACGACGCCCCCGGCACGGTCTCCCGGCTGCTCAACATGGGGATCGAGCCGTTCCTCGTCTCCACGTCGCTCAACCTGGTTCTGGCTCAACGGCTGGCCAGGAGAGTGTGCACCCACTGCAGCGAGGAAATGAAGATCCCCCCCAAGGCGTTGTCCGACGCCGGAATGAAACCCGACCGGCTGAAGCATGCCCGGCTGCTTCGGGGAAAGGGGTGCGACGAGTGCAACACGACAGGGTTCCGGGGGCGCGTGGCCCTGTACGAAGCGATGCCGGTCCGGGAGGAGATCAAGGATCTCGTCCTGCGCGGCGGGTCGGCCCTCGACATCAAGCGCGAGGCGATCCGGCTGGGCATGAAGACGCTTCGGCAGTCGGGCCTGACGAAGGTCGAAGAAGGGGTGACAACGCTCGAAGAGATTCTGCGGGTGACGGCTCCGGACTAAATCGGCAGGAGGGAGAACGGATTCGATGATTTCCATGCATGAACTTCTGAGCATGATGTACGAAAAGGGAGCATCGGACCTCCACATCACGACCGGGGTCTCGCCCACGATCCGCGTCGACGGGAGGCTCATCCCGATGCCGGCCGAACCCCTGATGCCGCAGGACACGAAGCGGCTGTGCTACAGCATCCTGACGGAGGCGCAGAAGCAAAGGTTCGAGGAGGAATGGGAGCTCGACCTCTCCTTCGGCGTGAAGGGCTTGAGCCGGTTCCGTGCGAACCTGTATATGCAGCGGGGGGCCGTGGCCGGAGCGTTCCGGACGATCCCGTTCAGGGTACGGTCGTTCGAAGAACTGGGATTGCCTTCGGTGGTCAAGGATCTGTGCAAGAAGCCAAGGGGGCTCGTCCTCGTGACGGGGCCGACCGGCTCGGGAAAGTCGACGACGCTTGCCGCGATGATCGACAAGGTCAACACGGAGCGTCAGGAGCACATCGTCACGGTGGAGGACCCGATCGAGTACCTGCACCCCCACAAGAAGTGTCTCGTCAACCAGCGGGAGGTGAATGCGGACACGCAGAGCTTCAAAAAGTCCCTGAAGTACATCCTGCGCCAGGACCCGGACGTCGTGCTCATCGGCGAGATGCGCGATCTCGAGACGATCGAGGCGGCCCTGACCGTCGCGGAAACGGGGCATCTCGTATTCGCCACCCTGCACACGAACTCGGCCGTACAGACGATCAACCGCATCCTCGATGTTTTTCCCCCCTACCAGCAGCCCCAGGTCCGCGCCCAGCTGTCCTTCGTCCTCGAGGGGGTGGTTTCGCAGATCCTCATTCCCAAGGCGTCCGGCGGCGGGCGTGTCGTGGCATTGGAGATCATGATCCCGAACTCCGCCATCCGGAACCTGATCCGGGAGGAGAAGGTGCACCAGCTCTATTCCCAGATGCAGGTAGGGCAGGCGAAGTTCGGGATGCAGACAATGAACCAGTCCCTGCTCGCCCTCTACCTCAGGCGGAGCATCACGCTGGACGATGCGGTCGGGAGGAGCTCCGACCCCGAGGAATTCCGGAATCTGTTGTCGACGTCAGCCGCGGCCGCGGTGAAGATTGCCCAAGGGAAGAATGCATAGGAACAGAGCGCGGAGGAAACAATGGCGAAATTCATGTGGGAAGGGAAGACGAGGGTAGGCGGAACGATGACGGGGGAGATCGAGGCGCCGAACGAGGCGTTCGTCATCGCCCAACTCCGCCGGCAACAGATTGTCCCTGTCAAGGTGAAGACCAAACCCCGGGACCTGCGCATCACGTTGCCGTGGCAGAGGGGGAAGGTATCGAAGAAGGAACTCGCGGTGTTCACGAGGCAGTTCGCCACGATGATCGATGCGGGGCTCCCGCTGGTCCAATGTCTGGACATCCTCGGCATGCAGCAGGAGAACGACGGGTTCAAGAAGGTGATCCTCAGGGTGAAGGAGGACGTGGAGAGCGGGTCGACCTTCGCCGACGCGCTGGGGAAGCACCCGAGGGTCTTCGACGATCTCTTCGTCAACCTGGTTTCCGCCGGGGAGGTGGGGGGCATCCTCGACACGATCCTTGCGCGACTCGCCGCCTACATCGAGAAGGCGATGAAGCTCGGGAAGCAGATCAAGAGCGCGATGGTGTATCCCTCAACGATCCTCGCGGTCGCTGTCATCGTGACCGTCGTCCTGCTCCTGTACGTGATCCCGATATTCGGGAACATGTTCGCGGACTTCGGCCAAGCCCTGCCTGTCCCGACCCAGATCGTCCTGGCCCTGAGCGGGTACACCCGGAAATATTTCCTGGTCTTCATCATGTTCATCGTCCTGGTCGTCTTCGCGATCCGCTGGTACTATCGCCAGGAAACGGGACGCCGCAACATCGACCGCTTGCTCCTGCGTCTGCCGATCCTGGGCGACCTCATCCGGAAGATCGCGGTGGCCCGGTTCGCCCGGACCCTGGCGACGATGGTCGCCAGCGGCGTCCCGATCCTGGAGGGGATGGACATCGTGGCAAAGTCCGCGGGGAACAAGATCATCGAAGAGGCCGTCATGAAAGCCCGGACGAGCATCAGCGAGGGAAAGACGATCTCGGAGCCGCTCGCGGAAAGCAAGGTGTTCCCCGTCATGGTGACCCAGATGGTCGGCGTGGGAGAGGCGACGGGCGCCCTCGACGCGATGCTCACCAAGATCGCGGATTTCTACGACGATGAAGTCGATGCGGCGGTAGGGGCGCTGACCTCCCTCCTGGAGCCGATGCTCATGATCTTCCTCGGGGTGGTCATCGGAGGGCTCGTCATCGCGATGTACCTCCCCATCTTCAAACTGGCTGGCGTCGTGGGAGGGTAGGCTTGTCCCCGGTCCCCATCCGGGACCTGAAAGAAGAGGAGCCGAAAGGCAGGAATCTCCTCCTGCTGCGCTCCGGGGTCACGTTCGCTCTTTTGGTGTCTGCGGTCTCCGTCCAGATCCTGGAGCCCGCGCTCAGCCTGCCCGGCGGGTTCCAGCACCTGTATATCGCCGTCGTGCTGTCGTACGGGTGGCTGATTGCCCGGTACGCCTTCTGGAGGGGCGGCGAGCTCCCTTTCCTGTTTCTTCTCCTCCAGGCGGTTGTGGACGTGGCGTTCGTCTCCCTCATCGTTTTTGCGACCGGACTCTACGACAGCGTCTTCGCCTTCATGTACATCATCATCATCCTGTTCGGAAGCCTGGAGCTGTACATGAAGGGGGCGATCATCTGGGCGGCCCTTTCCGCGGTTACCTACGTCTCGCTCCTCTTTTTGCAGATGAAGGGGGTTCTGGTCCCCCCCGGCGTCGATCCTTCGCCCATCGGGTGGTCCCATTTCCTTC includes:
- a CDS encoding type II secretion system F family protein, giving the protein MAKFMWEGKTRVGGTMTGEIEAPNEAFVIAQLRRQQIVPVKVKTKPRDLRITLPWQRGKVSKKELAVFTRQFATMIDAGLPLVQCLDILGMQQENDGFKKVILRVKEDVESGSTFADALGKHPRVFDDLFVNLVSAGEVGGILDTILARLAAYIEKAMKLGKQIKSAMVYPSTILAVAVIVTVVLLLYVIPIFGNMFADFGQALPVPTQIVLALSGYTRKYFLVFIMFIVLVVFAIRWYYRQETGRRNIDRLLLRLPILGDLIRKIAVARFARTLATMVASGVPILEGMDIVAKSAGNKIIEEAVMKARTSISEGKTISEPLAESKVFPVMVTQMVGVGEATGALDAMLTKIADFYDDEVDAAVGALTSLLEPMLMIFLGVVIGGLVIAMYLPIFKLAGVVGG
- the pilB gene encoding type IV-A pilus assembly ATPase PilB, encoding MATKIGEMLLKGNLITQEQLLTALDTQKRTRERIGSLLVKAGAIKEPELLSFLGRQFNIPVVELSKYEINPEVVRLLPEDMVQKNLALPINRVGAKLIVAVADPSNMAILDAIGFKTGYSVELVLASEREITAAINKFFDQSLEFKDIISELDDELEVVREEEVDVSEIERGVDDAPVVKLVNFVLTDAIKRRASDIHIEPYEKEFRVRYRIDGVLYEVMRPPLKMRNAICSRLKILASLDIAERRLPQDGRIKLKVGKGKEMDFRVSVLPTIFGEKTVLRLLDKSSLQLDMSKLGFEPDQLRDFMEAIHRPYGMVLVTGPTGSGKTTTLYSALTDLNKTTDNISTCEDPVEYNFAGINQVQVKEEIGLTFAGSLRSFLRQDPDIIMVGEIRDYETAEIAVKAALTGHLVLSTLHTNDAPGTVSRLLNMGIEPFLVSTSLNLVLAQRLARRVCTHCSEEMKIPPKALSDAGMKPDRLKHARLLRGKGCDECNTTGFRGRVALYEAMPVREEIKDLVLRGGSALDIKREAIRLGMKTLRQSGLTKVEEGVTTLEEILRVTAPD
- the selA gene encoding L-seryl-tRNA(Sec) selenium transferase, with the protein product MPAPDRLRQIPSVASLLALDEIRFLLARHPRGVVVESIRRLLDRYRSEALGEKGRERTREEWTSLLVAALPAEVSAGEESPLRRVINATGVVVHTNLGRAPLPEEAIRAISDTASGYSNLEFDLAGGTRSRRLVHVERMLLALTGAQSVHVVNNNAAAVFLCLTGLARGREVIVSRGELVEIGGSFRIPDIMAASGANLVEVGTTNRTRLADYERATGPATALLLKVHRSNFRITGFTEEVTAADLAALGERLKIPVMEDLGSGAVFDFAQAGIPGTPTIRQALAQGPGIVTVSGDKLLGGPQAGIIAGRKDLVDPLKQHPLSRALRIDKLCLAALSATLRLYADERWASARVPVLRMILEEEKTVRARARRLVARVRREQSRALRRDASSVEGPADVRGDAREGGGVLTMLVERSFSSPGGGAMPEVEIPTACVAVSHERVPVQELEARLRLGNPPVVGRVAKGRILLDMRSVRDGELAELAGALVDAALAPVPSEMIDPGRRGG
- a CDS encoding type IV pilus twitching motility protein PilT; translation: MISMHELLSMMYEKGASDLHITTGVSPTIRVDGRLIPMPAEPLMPQDTKRLCYSILTEAQKQRFEEEWELDLSFGVKGLSRFRANLYMQRGAVAGAFRTIPFRVRSFEELGLPSVVKDLCKKPRGLVLVTGPTGSGKSTTLAAMIDKVNTERQEHIVTVEDPIEYLHPHKKCLVNQREVNADTQSFKKSLKYILRQDPDVVLIGEMRDLETIEAALTVAETGHLVFATLHTNSAVQTINRILDVFPPYQQPQVRAQLSFVLEGVVSQILIPKASGGGRVVALEIMIPNSAIRNLIREEKVHQLYSQMQVGQAKFGMQTMNQSLLALYLRRSITLDDAVGRSSDPEEFRNLLSTSAAAAVKIAQGKNA
- a CDS encoding HNH endonuclease translates to MLNTGVLVLNRAFFPVHITSVRRAFCLLYAGLARAINSQYEMYDFHSWSELSVHINEEAIGLVGRMIRVPRVVVLTAYDRVPRRNVRFCRRNIFLRDRNTCQYCGRVFPTSELNLDHVTPRSRGGMTTWENIVCSCFVCNKRKGGELPEQTGMRLIRRPARPQWAPQFAFSPRASIHREWLPFLSLVDFTYWNLELEH
- a CDS encoding shikimate dehydrogenase, translating into MRGPSGDKGRGFTESLIFLVGHPLSHSLSPPMHNGVIARRKLPFRYVAFDLSPGALPDFFRVVRAGSFLGGNVTIPYKEEAAVLADGVSKAVGVCGAANLLCVRGRRLHADNTDGRGLLAALAGAGWGRRFPRVVLLGAGGAARGIGYELTRGGTRELVILNRTTARAHALAELLSRRFPRVTITAGDLTPRRMVREFSGADLIVQCTSLGLTSKWMSFPGDALKKATRFVDIVYQKGGTALVRDLRRRGIPAMDGLPMLAFQAALSFAAWTGIEVPGEEFLATARQVLAGRGPGRGIRA